A portion of the Cryptomeria japonica chromosome 5, Sugi_1.0, whole genome shotgun sequence genome contains these proteins:
- the LOC131036520 gene encoding auxin response factor 2A-like: protein MKLSRKPFQKLNESNRKQYLTSTAPSPQTSGNGSIGKMENAYDAVPFRSFRGTWWCGQRFNEKRKHNLGNDYKKYSAELRGGAVHKQGSALGRAVDLTKFEGYKELTHELEVMFNFERELEDPSKGCQLVYIDDEGDMMLVGDDPRQ from the exons ATGAAGCTTTCCAGAAAACCATTTCAGAAACTCAACGAGTCTAATCGTAAACAATATCTGACCTCAACGGCACCATCTCCCCAAACCAGTGGGAATGGAAGCATCGGGAAAATGGAAAATGCATATGACGCCGTGCCATTCAGAAGTTTCAGGGGGACATGGTGGTGTGGACAAAGATTTAATGAGAAACGT AAACATAATCTTGGAAACGATTACAAGAAATACAGTGCAGAGCTCAGAGGAGGAGCT GTACATAAGCAGGGTAGTGCTCTTGGGCGAGCTGTGGATCTTACAAAATTTGAAGGATACAAAGAGCTTACTCATGAGCTTGAGGTGATGTTCAATTTTGAACGAGAATTAGAGGATCCAAGCAAAGGCTGCCAACTTGTCTACATAGATGATGAGGGAGATATGATGCTTGTAGGAGATGATCCTAGGCAGTAA